From Geomonas agri, one genomic window encodes:
- the lepA gene encoding translation elongation factor 4, producing MVLEHIRNFSIIAHIDHGKSTLADRLLEFTGTLSAREKQDQFLDKMDLERERGITIKAQTVRLNYRAEDGKDYVLNLIDTPGHVDFTYEVSRSLTACEGGLLVVDASQGVEAQTLANVYLALDANLEVFVVLNKIDLPAAEPERVKAEIEEIIGLDTHDAVLASAKEGIGTKEILEEIVKKIPPPQGDPNKPLKALLFDSWYDQYQGVIILVRIVDGTVKKGDKIQLMSNRKNYEVLKAGVFSPDMREVAALTAGEVGFIIAGIREVADAKVGDTVTLVHNPCDAALPGYKEVKPMVFSGLYPIDTSQYESLRDALAKLKLNDSSFSYDPETSLALGFGFRCGFLGLLHMEIIQERLEREFNLELITTAPTVVYRVHGTDGNMVHIQSANQLPPTQEIAYVEEPFILASIHVPNEFVGGILALCEEKRGVQREIKYLTPTRVMVVYELPLNEVVLDFYDRLKSITKGYASLDYELLDYRQSELVRLNIMINGEVVDALSLIIHKDKAYYRGRELVSKMKELIPRQMFEIAIQAAVGTKVIARETVKAMRKDVLAKCYGGDITRKRKLLEKQKEGKKRMKNVGNVELPQEAFLAILKVEG from the coding sequence ATGGTACTCGAGCATATCCGCAATTTTTCCATCATCGCCCACATCGATCACGGCAAATCCACCCTTGCCGACCGCCTTCTCGAATTCACCGGCACCCTCTCCGCACGCGAGAAGCAGGACCAGTTCCTCGACAAGATGGACCTGGAACGGGAACGCGGCATCACCATCAAGGCCCAGACCGTCCGCCTCAACTACCGGGCCGAAGACGGCAAGGACTACGTACTCAACCTGATCGATACCCCGGGCCACGTCGACTTCACCTACGAGGTCTCCCGTTCGCTGACCGCCTGCGAGGGCGGCCTGCTGGTGGTGGACGCCTCCCAAGGGGTCGAGGCGCAGACCCTGGCCAACGTGTACCTGGCCCTGGACGCGAACCTCGAGGTCTTCGTCGTGCTGAACAAGATCGACCTCCCCGCCGCCGAGCCGGAGCGGGTCAAGGCCGAGATCGAGGAGATCATCGGTCTCGATACCCATGACGCCGTGCTGGCCAGTGCCAAAGAAGGGATCGGCACCAAGGAGATCCTGGAAGAGATCGTCAAGAAGATCCCGCCGCCGCAGGGCGACCCCAACAAGCCGCTCAAGGCGCTGTTGTTCGACTCGTGGTACGACCAGTACCAGGGCGTCATCATCCTGGTGCGCATCGTGGACGGCACGGTGAAAAAGGGCGACAAGATCCAGCTCATGTCGAACCGGAAGAACTACGAGGTGCTGAAGGCCGGCGTCTTCTCCCCCGACATGCGCGAGGTCGCGGCACTCACCGCCGGCGAGGTCGGCTTCATCATTGCCGGCATCAGGGAAGTGGCCGACGCCAAGGTAGGCGACACCGTCACGCTGGTGCACAACCCCTGCGACGCGGCGCTTCCCGGCTACAAGGAAGTGAAGCCGATGGTGTTCTCCGGGCTCTACCCGATCGACACCTCCCAGTATGAGAGCCTGCGCGACGCGCTGGCGAAGCTCAAGCTGAACGACTCCTCCTTCTCCTACGACCCGGAAACCTCGCTCGCGCTCGGCTTCGGCTTCCGCTGCGGCTTCCTGGGTCTGTTGCACATGGAGATCATCCAGGAGCGGCTGGAGCGCGAGTTCAACCTCGAGCTCATCACCACCGCCCCCACCGTCGTCTACCGCGTGCACGGCACCGACGGCAACATGGTCCACATCCAGAGCGCGAACCAGCTCCCCCCGACCCAGGAGATCGCCTACGTCGAGGAGCCGTTCATCCTCGCCTCCATCCACGTCCCCAACGAGTTCGTGGGAGGGATCCTGGCGCTTTGCGAGGAGAAGCGCGGCGTGCAGCGCGAGATCAAGTACCTGACCCCGACCCGCGTCATGGTGGTCTACGAGCTGCCGCTGAACGAGGTGGTCCTCGACTTCTACGACCGCCTGAAGTCGATCACCAAGGGGTACGCGTCGCTCGACTACGAGCTTTTGGACTACCGCCAAAGCGAACTGGTGCGCCTCAACATCATGATCAACGGCGAAGTGGTCGACGCCCTGTCGCTGATCATCCACAAGGACAAAGCCTACTACAGAGGCCGCGAGCTGGTCTCCAAGATGAAAGAGTTGATCCCGCGCCAGATGTTCGAAATCGCCATCCAGGCAGCGGTCGGCACCAAGGTCATCGCGCGCGAGACCGTGAAGGCGATGAGGAAGGACGTTCTCGCCAAGTGCTACGGTGGCGACATCACCAGGAAGCGCAAACTCCTGGAGAAGCAGAAGGAAGGGAAGAAGCGCATGAAGAACGTGGGCAACGTGGAACTGCCGCAAGAGGCCTTTTTGGCCATCCTCAAAGTCGAAGGTTAG